One genomic window of Arachis hypogaea cultivar Tifrunner chromosome 8, arahy.Tifrunner.gnm2.J5K5, whole genome shotgun sequence includes the following:
- the LOC112706360 gene encoding mitochondrial carrier protein CoAc1 codes for MDSSQSQQGSKLAGLVENASIQRDGSRLGHGVPIYAKELIAGGFAGAISKTTVAPLERVKILWQTRTAGFHTLGVYQSLKRLSKHEGFLGLYKGNGASVIRIVPYAALHFMTYERYKSWILSNYPMLGSGPIVDLLAGSAAGGTSVICTYPLDLARTKLAYRVVEKKGSFKDGVKGGHSQTGHNSIKSVLTSVYREGGVRGLYRGAGPTITGILPYAGLKFYTYETLKLHVPEEHQKSILMRLSCGALAGLFGQTLTYPLDVVKRQMQVGNLENAAHENARYRNTFHGLRTIVQNQGWRQLFAGVSINYIRIVPSAAISFTTYDMMKSWLGIPPQQKSRSVSTG; via the exons ATGGATTCTTCACAATCACAACAAGGGTCTAAGCTGGCTGGTTTGGTGGAGAATGCATCGATTCAGAGGGATGGATCTCGATTGGGTCATGGCGTCCCTATCTATGCTAAGGAGCTCATCGCCGGTGGCTTCGCCGGTGCGATTTCTAAGACCACCGTTGCACCCCTCGAACGGGTCAAGATTCTCTGGCAG ACAAGGACAGCAGGATTTCATACTCTGGGTGTGTATCAATCATTGAAAAGGTTATCAAAGCATGAAGGATTTCTAGGACTATATAA AGGAAATGGAGCTAGCGTTATTCGGATTGTTCCATATGCAGCCTTGCATTTTATGACATATGAGCGATATAAAAGCTGGATCTTGAGCAATTATCCAATGTTAGGATCAGgtcctattgttgatctcttagcTGGTTCCGCGGCAGGAGGAACTTCAGTAATATGTACATATCCCTTAGATCTTGCCCGCACCAAACTCGCTTATCGG GTGGTAGAGAAAAAAGGCAGTTTCAAAGATGGTGTGAAAGGAGGTCATTCTCAAACTGGTCACAACAGCATTAAAAGTGTTCTTACAAGTGTCTACAGAGAAGGGGGAGTTCGTGGACTTTATAGAGGTGCAG GACCAACTATTACTGGAATACTTCCATATGCTGGTTTAAAGTTCTACACGTATGAGACATTGAAATTGCATGTTCCTGAAGAACATCAAAAGTCCATTTTGATGCGCCTCTCTTGTGGAGCCTTAGCTGGGTTATTTGGCCAGACCTTAACATACCCTTTAGATGTTGTTAAGAGACAAATGCAG GTTGGTAACTTGGAAAATGCAGCTCATGAAAATGCCAGATACCGAAATACATTCCATGGACTAAGAACAATTGTTCAAAACCAAGGGTGGAGACAGTTGTTTGCAGGTGTAAGCATCAACTATATAAGG ATTGTTCCTTCAGCTGCAATAAGTTTCACCACATACGACATGATGAAGTCTTGGCTTGGCATACCACCCCAACAGAAGTCTCGATCAGTTTCCACTGGATGA